CGACCCCGCCCTCGCGGCGGATCTCCCGCAAGCGCCACCGCTTTCAACATGGGCGCGACCGGGGTGATGGCGCTTTAGAGGCCAGCCGCGCCACCGGCCTTCGCATGCCGATGGGACGGATTTCCCCAACCTCCCCTTGGCGTGGACCATGTTTCTGCTGCTCTCACCCGACGAGATGGCCGCGCCTTGTCAGGGGGCCGCTTTACGGAAGCTTCCGCATGCTCGCCGCCCCGCCGTCAAACGCAGCACATCCAACCGCCCCGAAGTCGACCGGCTGCCCGGGATCGCGGCCATGACGCGGAGCGGTTCCGGAAGGGATCACAAGCCAAAGGGATACGCGCCGGCATTCCGGGCCGGTAGCACCGCATGACCCCCGTCAAACACGACAAGCGGCGCAACCGCGTTGAAATTCAGGCAGGCTCGAGGACCGGAGGCGCGGCAACCCGCCATGACCGCTGTAAAGGGAGCTTCCTTCGGCCATCGCACGCGCAGCCGTCGTCATCTGCTGGTTCCGAATCCCGGCCCTGACGCGACAAGTCCCTTTTATTTTGACAGGTGAAAGATCGGTGTCATGCTTGCGGCCAAGGCGCCGCGGCAGGCTACTGCCCCGGGCCGGCGATGCTTGGGAGGTATCAGATGCAGGGAAGAATGCTGATCGCGGGCCTTCTGGCCGCGACCTGTCTTGGCGGGCCGCTGCGCGCGCAGGATCTGACGGTGGGGGTGAGCTGGTCGAATTTCCAGGAGGAACGCTGGAAGACCGATGAGGCCGCGATCAGGGACGCGCTGGACGCGGCCGGGGCGGAATATGTCTCGACAGACGCGCAATCGTCATCGGCCAAGCAGCTGTCGGATGCGGAAAGCCTGATCGCGCAGGGGGTCGACGCGCTGCTGATCCTGGCGCAGGACACCTCGGCGATCATTCCCGCGGTGCAGGCCGCTGACGATGAGGGCATTCCGGTGATCGCCTATGACCGGCTGATCGAGGACCCCCGCGCCTTCTACCTGACCTTCGACAATCTCGAGGTGGGCCGGATGCAGGCCCGCGCCGTGCTGGAAAAGGCGCCCGAGGGCAATTACGTGATGATCAAGGGCTCGCCGACCGACCCGAATGCCGATTTCCTGAGGGCCGGCCAGCAAGAGGTGCTGCAACCCGCCATCGACGCGGGCAAGGTCAGGATCGTGGGCGAGGCCTATACCGACGGCTGGCTGCCCGCCAACGCCCAGCGCAACATGGAACAGATCCTGACCGCCAACGATAACGAGGTCGACGCGGTGGTGGCCTCGAATGACGGCACCGCGGGCGGCGCGGTGGCGGCGCTGGCGGCCCAGGGCATGGCCGGGATCCCGGTCTCGGGCCAGGACGGCGATCATGCCGGGCTGAACCGGGTCGCCAAGGGGACCCAGACGGTCTCGGTCTGGAAGGACGCGCGCGAGCTTGGCAGGACCGCGGCCGAGATCGCCATCGAGCTGGCGGGCGGCACCCCGATGAGCGACATCGCGGGCGCGGCGCAATGGACCTCGCCCGCGGGCACCACGCTCTGGGCGAGGTTTCTCGAGCCGATCCCGGTCACGCAGGACAACCTGACCACCGTCACCGATGCCGGATGGATCGGCGTCGAGGCGCTGTGCCAGGGCGTCACCGACGGCCCCGCGCCCTGCAACTGAGCCCCGGGCGCCCCGGCACTGTCATCGGCACCGGCCGTCCGGCCTCCGCCGGGGCGCCGTCTCAATCCGTCCAACAGGGGGCAGGGAATGGACAACGCCCAGACCCGCGGCGATGCGCGCGCCCGCAAGTCGATCCTCGACTCGCTGGATCTCGACACGCGCCTGCTTGGCATGATCGGCGCCTTCGTGGTGCTGTGCCTGGTGTTCAACTTCGTGACCGACGGGCGTTTCCTGACGCCCCGGAACATCTTCAACCTGACGATCCAGACCGTCAGCGTGGCGATCATGGCCACCGGCATGGTCTTCGTCATCGTCACCCGCAATATCGACCTCTCGGTCGGCGCGCTTCTGGCCACCTGCTCGGCGGTGATGGCGATGGCGCAGACCGTGGTGCTGCCGACCTGGCTGGGGCTCGGGCTGGGCCATTGGGCAATCGCGCCGCTGGCGATCGCGGCCGGGCTGGCGACCGGCGCGCTGATCGGCGGGGTCCAGGGCTGGCTGGTGGGGTTTCTCGGCATTCCCGCCTTCATCGTCACGCTGGGCGGGCTTCTGGTCTGGCGCAATGTCGCCTGGTACCTGACCAACGGGCAGACCATCGGCCCGCTCGACCCGACCTACCAGCTTCTGGGCGGCATCAACGGCACCCTCGGCGAAAGCCTGTCCTGGGGCTTCGGGCTGGCGGCGACGGTCTTCGCGCTGGTCTACATGGCCACGAACCGCCGCAACCGCCGGGCGCATGATTTCCCGGTCAAACCGCGCTGGGCCGAGGCGCTTCTGGGCCTTGTCGCGGCCGGGGCGATCCTGGGCTTCGTCGCGGTGCTGAACGCCTATGACGTGCCCGCCCGGCGGCTGGCGCGGATCTTCGAGGCCCGGGGCGAGGTCCTGCCCGAGGGCTACAGCGCGGGCTACGGGCTGCCCTTCTCGGTGATCCTGCTGGTCCTGATCGCGACCGGGATGACGGTCATCGCCCGGCGCACCCGGTTCGGGCGCTATGTCTTCGCGACGGGCGGCAATCCCGATGCCGCCGCCCTGTCGGGGATCAACACGCGCTGGCTGACGGTGAAGGTCTTCGCGCTGATGGGGGTGCTTTGCGCATTGTCGGCGGTGGTGGCCTCGGCCCGGCTGACCTTCCATTCGAACGATATCGGCACGCTGGACGAACTGCGCGTGATCGCGGCCGCGGTGATCGGCGGCACCGCGCTCGCGGGCGGCTCGGGCACGATCTACGGCGCCATCCTCGGCGCGCTGATCATGCAGTCGCTGCAATCGGGCATGGCGATGGTGGGGGTCGACGCGCCGTTCCAGAACATCGTGGTGGGGGCGGTGCTGGTGCTGGCAGTGCTGGTCGACATCCTCTACCGCAAACGGACGGGAGAACGGTGATGGCAGGCGAACGCGGCACGCCCCTGGTCGAGATGAAGGACATCTCGGTCTCCTTCGGCGGCATCAAGGCGGTCGATCATGTCTCGGTCGATCTTTATCCGGGCGAGGTCGTGGGGCTTCTGGGCCATAACGGCGCGGGCAAGTCGACCCTGATCAAGTGCCTTTCGGGCGCCTACCGGCGCGACGCGGGCGAGATCCTGATCGACGGCCGCCCCGCCACGATCTCGAACCCGCGCGATGCCAGGCGCTACAATATCGAGACCATCTACCAGACGCTGGCCCTGGCCGACAATCTCGACGCCGCCTCGAACCTCTTTCTGGGGCGCGAACTGACCACCCCGCTGGGGCTGATGGACGATGCCGCGATGGAGGCCGAGACCCGCCGGATCATGGCCCGGCTCAACCCCAATTTCCGCAAGTTCGCGGCGCCGGTCTCGGCGCTGTCGGGCGGCCAGAGGCAGTCGGTCGCCATTGCCCGGGCGGTCTATTTCAATGCCCGCATCCTGATCATGGACGAGCCCACCGCCGCCCTCGGCCCGCAGGAGACGCAGATGGTGGCCGAGCTGATCGGCGAGCTGAAACGGCAGGGTCTGGGGATCTTCCTGATCGATCATGACGTCCATCAGGTGAAGGCGCTCTGCGACCGGGCGGCGGTGATGAAGAACGGCCGGCTCGTCGGCATCGTCAGGGTGGACGAGGTCTCGACCGACGACATCCTCGCGATGATCATCGCCGGCAAGACGCCTGCCCATCTGGCCGCCTGAACCGGACGCGGCCGCATTCCGGGCGGGGCGCTACGTCACAGGCGCGCCCTTCGGTGCGATGCCACGGCCCCTGCTCCGGCCATTTGCGGAGATACCTCTGGCCCGCACCAGATCCGAGCGGCGGGCGGGATCGATGCAGCCGTTGAGACCGGCCCCGCCCAGCCCGGCAGCGATGTCGTCCACCACCTCGCCACGGTCGTTCCGCCGAAGGCATGACGCATGTCCTTGCCGTCGGGCCTTCATCGGCGGCGCAGCTTCCGACGATCTGTCCCGCCGCATCGAGATCCCCGGTCTGGATGCAAACCGGCTGACCCGGAGCCGCAGCGCGCCAGATCGCGCAGCTCGCCTCCGGGCCGGTCGAAGCCATGGGGGACGCCGGCCATGTCGATGGCAGCGCCGATCCCCCACCGGATCGCCCGGCAGAGGCCCCAGCCCCGCAACCGTCACGAACAGCCGCGACACCGACCCGCCGACATGGCCGGACCGCAACAGGCGGGGGCGAATGAAGGACGGCATCATGTACCTTGCCGGGTGTCAGTTGCCGGGCCGCGCGGAACCGAGGTTGGCAGGGGGCAGCGTCCCCGGCATGACACCCAGGCCTCGATCCGGCAGAAACGCGGGTTGCGGCAACGGCCCGGGCATCGTACCGGAACACGGGCGGACGGGGCCGCACCGCCGCGGCCGGGCCGCGGGGGGCAGTTGTCCTGTTTCCGCCAAGACCGCCAGACGACGCGACCGCCGAGGAGACCGCCCGCAATGCCCAAGCCCGACAGGACCGAGCCTTCCTGCCGCAGCCTCTGCACCCTGCCCCCCGCGCAGGCTCTGCCGATCCTCGCCGTGGCGCTGGCGGCCTCGGTCTTCCTCTGGATCGGACTTGGCGCCGGTCTGCTCTGGCTGGGCTCGGGCGGTGACGGCCATCCGGCCCTGCCCGATCTCTGCAGTCTCGGACTGCGCGGACTGGCAATCTGCGGCCCGGCGCTGGCGGCTCTGGTCCTGCTTGCCCGACGGCCGCAGCACTGAACCCGAACCGCCCGCGGCTCGGGAAAACAAGCTCAGGCGCCCAGGCTCATCGGGCCGAGGAACGGCAGGTCGACCCCGAAGGCCCCGGCCAGCAGGACCGCGTTCAGGCCCAGAACCATCGCCGCCCCGGCAATGGCCAGCGCGCGCAGCAGCGGCCCGGTGGCATAGTCCCCCATGATGTCGCGCCGCCCGGCAAAGACGATCAGCGCGATCATCGGCACCGGCAGGGCGATCGACAGGATCACCTGGCTGACGACCAGCGCCTGGGTGGCATTGACCCCGGCCGCGACCACCGCGAAGGCGGGCAGCATCGTCACCAGCCGCCGCAGCCAGATCGGGATGCGGATCCTCAGAAAGCCCTGCATGATCATCTGCCCCGCCATCGTGCCGACGACCGAACTGGAAATGCCCGAGGCGATCAGCGACAGCAGGAACACCCCCGCCGCCGCCGCGCCCAGCAGCGGGGTCAGGGTGTGATAGGCGGTCTCGATCTCGGAGACCTCGCTATGGCCGCTGTGAAAGGCGCTGGCCGCCATCATCACCATCGCCATGTTGACGATCCCGGCCACGGCCAGCGCCGCCACCACCTCGATATCGGAAAAGCGCAGCACCTTGGCCCGCTCGGCCTCGCTGTGGATCTCGGCCCGGCTCTGGGTCAGGCCCGAATGCAGGTAGATCGCATGCGGCATGACCGTGGCGCCGATGATGCCGACGGCGATGGTCAGCGCGGCGGCATCGGGCATGGCGGGCGTCACGAGCCCCAGCCCCGCCGCGCCCCAGTCGATCGGCGCGATCAGGATCTCGGCCAGATAGCAAAGCCCGATCACCCCGACCAGCGTCCCGATGATCAGCTCGATCGGGCGGAAGCCGCGGCCCTGGACCAGCAGGATCGCATAGGTGACGATGGCGGTGATCGCCATGCCGACGATCAGCGGCAGCTCGAACAGCAGCGACAGCCCGATGGCGCCGCCAAGGAACTCGGCCAGATCGGTGGCCATGGCCGCGACCTCGCTGACCGCCCACATCACCCCCACCAGCGGGCGCGGAAAGTGGTCGCGGCAAAGCTCGGCCAGATTCTTGCCGGTGACGATGCCGAGCCGTGCCGAAAGCCCCTGGAACAGCATCGCGATCAGGTTCGCCAGCAACACCACCCACAGGAGCGCATAGCCATACCCCGCCCCGGCCTGGATATTGGTCGCGTAATTGCCCGGATCCATATAGGCGACCGAGGCGATCACGGCCGGCCCCACGAACAGCAGCCGGGCCCGAAGACCATGCCGCTTGCCCGACAGAAAGGCGGACATTTCCAGGCGGGTACGGTCGCTGGGGCTCATGGTATCGTCCTGAGGCAGGGTGGAAACGGATGACGAACGAAATTTAGCCAAGGCTTCATTTCATGCAAGTGTCTTTATCGTGATGCATTGTCTTTTCTTTCTTCCGCAAGCATCATCGGGCTCTGGCCTGGGCGCAGCGTCCCGGCTATATATCCGGTCCTGACAGTCCGGTCGGCCGCGGCGCCGGTCCGGGAAAGGAGCCCAGATGCCGCCCGATACCCCCCCGCCAGCCGATGCCGACCGCTTCCTCCGCGCCCGCGAGGCGCAGGCCGTGGCGCTGCTGGAGGATTATGTCGAGATGATCGGCGATCTGATCGCCGAACATGGCGAGGCGCGGGTGGCCGATATCGCCCAGCGCATGGGCGTCGCGCATCCGACCGCGACCAAGGCGGTCTCGCGGCTCAAGCGCGAGGGGCTGGCGGTGTCGCGCCCCTATCGCGGCGTGTTCCTGACCGAGGACGGCGCGGCGCTGGCCGAACGGGTGCGCCAGCGCCATCGGGTGGTGGTCGACATGCTGGTGGCGGTGGGGGTGCCGCGCGAGGCGGCCGAGCTCGACGCCGAGGGGATCGAGCACCATGTCTCGGACACAACGCTGCATGCCTTCGAGCGCTATCTCACCCGAAGCGGCTGAGCGGCCGGATCATTTCACCCGGATCATTTCACCCTGAGCGGCAGGCCCGAGACCACGAATTCGACCTCGTCGGCAACCTTGGCCACGCGCTGGTTCACCCAGCCCTGGGCATCGCGGAAGGCCCGGGCCAGGGCGTTTTCGGGCACGATGCCCATGCCGACCTCGTTCGAGACCAGCACCACCGGCGATTTCTGACGCAGAAGCGCCTCGGTCAGGCGGGCGGCCTCGGGTTCCCAGTCCCGTTCGGCGAACATGTAATTGGCCAGCCACAGCGTCAGGCAATCGACCAGCCGCGGCCCCGTGCCATCGCTGCGGTCAAGCGCGCCGACCAGATCGAGCGGCTCCTCGATCAGGGTCCAGCCCGGCCCCCGCGCCTCCCGATGACGGGCCACGCGGTCGCGCATCTCGTCATCCTGCGGCTCGGACGTGGCGATATAGACCGGCGCGCCCGGCATCGCCCGGACCCGTGCCTCGGCATGGCTGCTCTTGCCCGACCGCGCTCCGCCGGTCACCAGGATGATCCGTCCCATCGCGCTCTCCTTCGGCCCAAGGCGCTGCATAGCCCGCGTGGCGTGGCGCTTCAATCGCGGCGTCACGGCAAGGATGGTACGCTTCTTGCTTGGGCCGCACTCTCGAATTGGTATAAACTCCGAACCGGACAGGAGGGCGGCGACGCCAGCCGCCGTTTCAAGACCGCGCCGCAGGGAAGGAGACATGCGATGTGCCAGATCTTTGCCGGACAGGACCCCGAGCGTTACCAGTCGACCACCAGGCGGCTGCGGCTCAACGGACAAAGCACCAGCATCCGGCTGGAAAACAGCTTCTGGGCCATCCTCGACGAGATCGCGGCCTCGGAAGGCGCGACGACGCCCGCCTTCATCTCGAAGCTTCATGCCGAGGTGCTGGAACTGCATGGCGAGCCCTCGAATTTCAGCTCGCTCCTGCGCTGCACCTGCCTGATCTTCCGCGAGACCGCCCCGGCCGCAGGCGCGATGGCGATGGCCGCCGAATAGGCCCGCGCGCAAAGCCCGCACGGTAGTATCGCGCTACTACCCCGGCCCTGACCGTCCCGCGCTAGGATCTTCCGGAACGGAAGACCCAGCAAGAAGGGGACCATCTTGGCCAAGGCGATCCACAGCATGATCCGGGTGCTCGACGAAGAGCGGTCGGTGGCGTTCTACGACAAGGCCTTCGGGCTCAAGGTCGCGGAGCGACTCGATTTCCCGGACTTCACGCTGATCTACATGAGCAACCCGGAAACCGAGTTCGAACTCGAACTGACCGTGAACAAGGGCCGCACCGAGCCCTACGATCTGGGCGACGGCTACGGTCATCTGGCGGTGTCGGTCGAGGATCTCGATGCCGAACATGCGCGCTTCGAGGCCGAAGGGCTGGCGCCGCGCAAGCTGGTGGAATTCGCCCCGGCGGGCGAACTGGTCGGGCGGTTCTTCTTTGTCGCCGATCCCGACGGCTACCAGATCGAGGTGCTGGAACGCAGCGGCCGCTTCAAATGACCCGATAATCGAGAAAAGACCGGGCGGCTGGACACCGCCCGTCTGTCAAGGGAGGAGACCATATGACAGACCAGCAAGCCGTCCGGGCCCTGACCCGGCGCCAGCTTCTTGCCCGCGCCAGCGCGGCAGGAGCGACCCTGATGGTGGGGGCGGGCTTCGTCGCCGCGCCAGACGCCGCCTGGGCGCTCGAGACCACCGCCCTGAAACCCGAGACCTTCGCGACCCTCGTGCAGATGGCGCGCGACATCTATCCCCATGACCGGATCGGCACCGAATATTACGTGGTCGCGGTCAAGGGCTACGACACGGCCGAAGCCGCTCCGGCGATCGAGGCGGGCATCGCCGCGCTTGACGAACTGGCGCGGGGCCACGGCTTTCCGGACTACCTTGGCACCGGCTGGGAACGCGACCGGGCCGAGATCCTGCGCGAGATCGAGGACAGCGTCTTCTTCCAGACCATCCGCGGCGGGCTCGTGACCGGGCTTTACAACCAGAAAGCCGTCTGGCCGCTCTTCGGCTACGAGGGCGAAAGCTATTCGAAGGGCGGCTATCTGCACCGCGGCTTCGACGACATCGCCTGGCTCTGAGCCATAGCCAGTCAGGGAGGAACGGATATGGCTGCAAAATTCGACAAGACCGACGACAGCGTGGTCGTCATCATCGGCACCGGCGCGGGCGGCGGGGTGCTGGCCAACGAACTGGCCCAGAAGGGCATCAAGGTCGTGGCACTCGAGGCCGGCGGGCGCTACCTGCCCGAGGATTACATCAACGACGAATGGGAAAGCTTCGGCCAGCTCGCCTGGACCGACCCGCGCAGCACCTCGGGCGACTGGCGGGTGGCGCGCGACTTCCCGGCCCTGCCCGCCTGGATCGTCAAGGCGGTGGGCGGCACCACCACCCATTGGGCCGGTGCCTCGCTGAGGTTCCAGGAGCATGAATGGAAGGCCAAGACCACCTACGGCCCGGTGCAGGGCGCGAACCTGCATGACTGGCCGATCGACGCGGCCGAGATGGAGAAATGGTACGACCTGGCCGAGAAGAAGATGGGCGTGACCCGCACCAACGGCCTGCCCGGCCTGCCGGGGAACAACAACTACAAGGTCTTCGAGGCGGGCGCGCGGGCGCTCGGCTACAAGGAGGTCAGCACCGGCCGGATGGCGATCAACTCGGTCGAGCGCGACGGGCGGCTCAGCTGCCAGCAGACCGGCTTCTGCTTTCAGGGCTGCAAATGGGGCGCCAAATGGTCCACGGCCTATACCGAGATCCCGAATGGCGAAGCGACCGGCAATCTCGAGGTCCGCGAAAAGGCCCATGCCGCACGCATCCTGCATGATGCCAAGGGCAAGGTGACCGGGGTCGAATATTTCGACGCCGAGGGCAATCTGCAGATGCAGAAGGCGCGGATCGTCTGCGTTGCCGGCAACTCGTTCGAAAGCCCGCGGCTTCTGCTCAATTCGGCCTCGTCGATGTTCCCCGACGGGCTGGCCAATTCCTCGGGCCAGGTCGGGCGCAACTACATGCGGCACATGACCGGATCGGTCTATGCCAGCTTCGAGCAGCCGGTCCGGATGTGGCGCGGCACCACCATGGCCGGCATCATCCGCGACGAGGTCCGGCACGATCCCTCTCGGGGCTTCGTCGGCGGCTATGAATTCGAGACGATCAGCCTCGGGCTGCCCTTCATGGCCGCCTTCCTCGATCCGGGCGGCTGGGGGCGCGAATTCACCTCGGCGCTCGACGCCTACGAGACCATGGCCGGGATGTGGATCGTCGGCGAGGACATGCCGCAGGAAACCAACCGCATCACCCTCAACCACGATGTCACCGACCAGCACGGCCTGCCGGTGGTCGATGTCCATTTCGACGACCATCCGAACGACCGGGCGATGCGCGCCCATGCCTATGCCCAGGGCCGCGCGATCTACGAGGCGGTCGGCGCGACCCGGACCTTCCCGACGCCGCCCTATCCCTCGACACACAACCTGGGCACCAACCGGATGTCGGAAAACCCGCGCGACGGGGTGGTGAACCGCTGGGGCCAGACCCATGACGTGACGAACCTCTTCGTGTCGGACGGCTCGCAATTCACCACCGGTGCGGCCGAGAACCCGACCCTGACCATCGTGGCGCTTGCCATCCGTCAGGCCGACCACATCGCCCGCGAGATGTCGGCCCGGACAATCTGACCGCAGTTCCGGCAGTCATTCCGGTCGGCGACCGGACCGGGCCTCCGGGCGGGTCCTGCAGAAACCGGCGGGCCGGGGCGCAAGCCCCGGCCCGTTTCGCCGTGGCACAAGGCGCCTTCCCTGGCGCCGCGACCGGACGGCACGGCCCCGCCGACGGCCAGATCTTCAGCTTGATTTGGCCCGCAAATCCACCAAATTCCTCGGACGACGCCCCAGCCGGGGCCGCCGCCAAGGAGCCCAACGTGCCGACTGTCCGCCCGACCGCCCACCGTTTTCTCACGAGTATCCTCTTCGCCGCCGCCACGTCTTTCGCCGCCGCCCCCTTCGCCCTGGCAGATCAGGTTTCCGCACCGGCGATTGCAGGCCCCGAGCTCGGCGCCCCCACAGCTTTCAGCTTCGACATGCTGGCCGACCGCGCCGCCGCGCTGGCCGCCCGGCCCCATGTCCCGACGCCGGTGCATCAGCCCGACGTGCTGGAAAAGATCGACTATGACGCGCATTGGAAGATCCGCTTCCGCCGCGACGCCACGCTCATGCTGGGCAACACCCCGGCGCAGTTCTTCCATCTCGGCACCTATTTCCGCGAACCGGTGAAGATCTTCGCGGTCGAGAGCGGCACCGCCCGCGAGGTGGTCTACAGCACCGATTACTTCGACATGCCCGAGGACAGCCCGGCCCATGCGCTGAAATCCGATGCGGGCTTTGCCGGCTTCCGGCTGATGCGGCCCGACATGAAGACAGACTGGATCTCGTTCCTGGGCGCGGCCTATTTCCGCTCGGACGGCGCGCTCAGGCAATACGGGCTGTCGGCGCGCGGCATCGCGCTCAATACCGGCATGTCGGTGCCCGAGGAATTCCCGCGCTTCAGCGAATTCTACCTCGAACCGGGCCCGGACGGCCGCACCATCGTCAATGCCCTGCTGGACGGGCCAAGCGTCACGGGCGCCTACCGGATGGTGCTTGGCGACCAGCCCGGCCAGGGCCAGGTCATGGACATCACCGCGCGGCTGTTCTTCCGCGCACCGGTCGAGCGGCTGGGGATCGCGCCCCTGACATCGATGTTCTGGTATTCCGAAAGCAACCGCTTCCAGTCGGCGGATTGGCGGCCCGAGGTGCATGACACTGACGGGCTGATGATCGAGACCGGCGCGGGCGAGCATATCTGGCGGCCGCTGAACAACCCCGACCGGGTCGTGACCTCCAGCTATTTCGACCGCGACATCAGGGGATTCGGGTTGATCCAGCGGGATCGCGAGTTCGAGAATTACCAGGATGACGGGGTTTTCTACGACAAGCGCCCCGCGGTCTGGGTCGAACCGACCTCGCCCTGGGGCGCGGGCGCGGTCCAGCTGATCGAGATCCCGACCGATGACGAGATCTTCGACAATATCGTGGCGTTCTGGAACCCCGAGACCAAGCCGCAGGCCGGCGACGAGATGGCGTTTTCCTACCGGCTGCACTGGACCGAAAGCCCGCCGGTCGAGATGAAGCTGGCCCGCACCGTCGCCACCCGGATCGGCAATGGCGGCGTGCCCGGCCAGCCGCGGCCCGAGGACCAGATCAAGGTCGTGGTCGATTTCGAGGGGCCCGCGCTGGACGGGCTGACCCGGAAGGACGCGATCCTGCCCCAAGTCTCGGCCCCCGAGGGCGTCGAGATCGTCACCCCCTTCGTGCTGCCGGTGGTGGGCACCGATCGCTGGCGGATGGTGTTCGACCTCAAGGCCCCGCCCGGCACCGAGACGGTGGACCTGCGCGCCTTCCTGACC
The genomic region above belongs to Rhodovulum sulfidophilum DSM 1374 and contains:
- the xylF gene encoding D-xylose ABC transporter substrate-binding protein: MLIAGLLAATCLGGPLRAQDLTVGVSWSNFQEERWKTDEAAIRDALDAAGAEYVSTDAQSSSAKQLSDAESLIAQGVDALLILAQDTSAIIPAVQAADDEGIPVIAYDRLIEDPRAFYLTFDNLEVGRMQARAVLEKAPEGNYVMIKGSPTDPNADFLRAGQQEVLQPAIDAGKVRIVGEAYTDGWLPANAQRNMEQILTANDNEVDAVVASNDGTAGGAVAALAAQGMAGIPVSGQDGDHAGLNRVAKGTQTVSVWKDARELGRTAAEIAIELAGGTPMSDIAGAAQWTSPAGTTLWARFLEPIPVTQDNLTTVTDAGWIGVEALCQGVTDGPAPCN
- a CDS encoding sugar ABC transporter permease; amino-acid sequence: MDNAQTRGDARARKSILDSLDLDTRLLGMIGAFVVLCLVFNFVTDGRFLTPRNIFNLTIQTVSVAIMATGMVFVIVTRNIDLSVGALLATCSAVMAMAQTVVLPTWLGLGLGHWAIAPLAIAAGLATGALIGGVQGWLVGFLGIPAFIVTLGGLLVWRNVAWYLTNGQTIGPLDPTYQLLGGINGTLGESLSWGFGLAATVFALVYMATNRRNRRAHDFPVKPRWAEALLGLVAAGAILGFVAVLNAYDVPARRLARIFEARGEVLPEGYSAGYGLPFSVILLVLIATGMTVIARRTRFGRYVFATGGNPDAAALSGINTRWLTVKVFALMGVLCALSAVVASARLTFHSNDIGTLDELRVIAAAVIGGTALAGGSGTIYGAILGALIMQSLQSGMAMVGVDAPFQNIVVGAVLVLAVLVDILYRKRTGER
- a CDS encoding ATP-binding cassette domain-containing protein, whose amino-acid sequence is MAGERGTPLVEMKDISVSFGGIKAVDHVSVDLYPGEVVGLLGHNGAGKSTLIKCLSGAYRRDAGEILIDGRPATISNPRDARRYNIETIYQTLALADNLDAASNLFLGRELTTPLGLMDDAAMEAETRRIMARLNPNFRKFAAPVSALSGGQRQSVAIARAVYFNARILIMDEPTAALGPQETQMVAELIGELKRQGLGIFLIDHDVHQVKALCDRAAVMKNGRLVGIVRVDEVSTDDILAMIIAGKTPAHLAA
- a CDS encoding Nramp family divalent metal transporter, giving the protein MSPSDRTRLEMSAFLSGKRHGLRARLLFVGPAVIASVAYMDPGNYATNIQAGAGYGYALLWVVLLANLIAMLFQGLSARLGIVTGKNLAELCRDHFPRPLVGVMWAVSEVAAMATDLAEFLGGAIGLSLLFELPLIVGMAITAIVTYAILLVQGRGFRPIELIIGTLVGVIGLCYLAEILIAPIDWGAAGLGLVTPAMPDAAALTIAVGIIGATVMPHAIYLHSGLTQSRAEIHSEAERAKVLRFSDIEVVAALAVAGIVNMAMVMMAASAFHSGHSEVSEIETAYHTLTPLLGAAAAGVFLLSLIASGISSSVVGTMAGQMIMQGFLRIRIPIWLRRLVTMLPAFAVVAAGVNATQALVVSQVILSIALPVPMIALIVFAGRRDIMGDYATGPLLRALAIAGAAMVLGLNAVLLAGAFGVDLPFLGPMSLGA
- the mntR gene encoding manganese-binding transcriptional regulator MntR, whose protein sequence is MPPDTPPPADADRFLRAREAQAVALLEDYVEMIGDLIAEHGEARVADIAQRMGVAHPTATKAVSRLKREGLAVSRPYRGVFLTEDGAALAERVRQRHRVVVDMLVAVGVPREAAELDAEGIEHHVSDTTLHAFERYLTRSG
- the cobU gene encoding bifunctional adenosylcobinamide kinase/adenosylcobinamide-phosphate guanylyltransferase, which translates into the protein MGRIILVTGGARSGKSSHAEARVRAMPGAPVYIATSEPQDDEMRDRVARHREARGPGWTLIEEPLDLVGALDRSDGTGPRLVDCLTLWLANYMFAERDWEPEAARLTEALLRQKSPVVLVSNEVGMGIVPENALARAFRDAQGWVNQRVAKVADEVEFVVSGLPLRVK
- a CDS encoding ribbon-helix-helix domain-containing protein codes for the protein MCQIFAGQDPERYQSTTRRLRLNGQSTSIRLENSFWAILDEIAASEGATTPAFISKLHAEVLELHGEPSNFSSLLRCTCLIFRETAPAAGAMAMAAE
- a CDS encoding VOC family protein, which produces MAKAIHSMIRVLDEERSVAFYDKAFGLKVAERLDFPDFTLIYMSNPETEFELELTVNKGRTEPYDLGDGYGHLAVSVEDLDAEHARFEAEGLAPRKLVEFAPAGELVGRFFFVADPDGYQIEVLERSGRFK
- a CDS encoding twin-arginine translocation pathway signal, whose product is MTDQQAVRALTRRQLLARASAAGATLMVGAGFVAAPDAAWALETTALKPETFATLVQMARDIYPHDRIGTEYYVVAVKGYDTAEAAPAIEAGIAALDELARGHGFPDYLGTGWERDRAEILREIEDSVFFQTIRGGLVTGLYNQKAVWPLFGYEGESYSKGGYLHRGFDDIAWL
- a CDS encoding GMC family oxidoreductase: MAAKFDKTDDSVVVIIGTGAGGGVLANELAQKGIKVVALEAGGRYLPEDYINDEWESFGQLAWTDPRSTSGDWRVARDFPALPAWIVKAVGGTTTHWAGASLRFQEHEWKAKTTYGPVQGANLHDWPIDAAEMEKWYDLAEKKMGVTRTNGLPGLPGNNNYKVFEAGARALGYKEVSTGRMAINSVERDGRLSCQQTGFCFQGCKWGAKWSTAYTEIPNGEATGNLEVREKAHAARILHDAKGKVTGVEYFDAEGNLQMQKARIVCVAGNSFESPRLLLNSASSMFPDGLANSSGQVGRNYMRHMTGSVYASFEQPVRMWRGTTMAGIIRDEVRHDPSRGFVGGYEFETISLGLPFMAAFLDPGGWGREFTSALDAYETMAGMWIVGEDMPQETNRITLNHDVTDQHGLPVVDVHFDDHPNDRAMRAHAYAQGRAIYEAVGATRTFPTPPYPSTHNLGTNRMSENPRDGVVNRWGQTHDVTNLFVSDGSQFTTGAAENPTLTIVALAIRQADHIAREMSARTI